The stretch of DNA TAAACCCTATTTTTCCGGCTCAAGAAGAACAGAACAAAGACCTTTTCAACAACAAATTCAGCAACCATGTTACTGTTTTAAATAATGAGTACCATGCACTTGAAATATTACGGGAAGAAGAAAGTTCTCCAGTTCTTGAATGGCACAATACAGAACGGGAAAATCAGCTTGGTCTGACTAAACCAATAATTTTTATTAGCCTTGGAGCAAACTGCGCTCCTGCTCGACATTTTGAAAGAAACCATCTCACTGAAGCCTTTTTCCCTTTTGATTGGTGCATTTCAGAAGTTGAATCAGTGTACAAAGCGTTGGAAGAAGATTTTCATGGCTATCTCAAACAAGAAAACTTAAAAATTTTTGAACTTGCGCCAAATGTAACACATCGCACCTTTCGCGATACATACTACAAAATAATTTATCCGCATGATTTTAGTCGAGATAAAGAACCATTGCATGATTATGAACAAATCAGAAACAAATATTATCGTCGTATTGATCGATTCTATCGAGCACTTTCTCTTGGTAAAAAGGTTTATTTTTTCAGAACCGGGATAACAAAAGAAGAAGCAAAAAAGCTTAATGCCCTTATAAGAAACAAATTCCCAAACCTGAATTACACTTTAATTGTTATCAGTGACACTGAGGATTTTAAAAAACAATGGAAAATCAAGCGGCTAAGAAATTTTTTCATACAGGGCTTTCAAGACGCCACAATTTTGAATCGTAAACTTTTGCAAGACTGGGATGCCGTTTTTCAAAATCTCAAGATCATTCCAAAACCACAACAAAAAAAGCGTGGACTAACCCATTTACAACAAAGGAGAAGGATTTCTCGCTTGAATCAGTGCTAATTCTGCTTATCATTTTTCAAATTTTTCTTTGCTATCAGCTATAAACCGTGGAACAACTAAACTCATTTTCAACTCAAAATGCAATCAAGACGCTCTTCACAACCAATCAAACAATCAACCGCCTCTTGAAATGAAATATTTTTCAATAGCATGACACTTGCAATTTTAACAGTTGATGGTAAGTATATCGATTGTGTTGTTTCAATATACTTTCTTTGAGCTTGAACCTTTTCTACCATTATGTTCACTTCATCATAAGAAGGCACAACCTTTGCAGGAGCTTGCAACGCATACACCTCTCGAATAATGCGCACGGTTCTATCAAAAAGTTTTTTATTTGATGCGCACACATCAATCATCAAATTTCCGCATACTTTACCCATCTTGATCATCGCAGCATTGGAAATGAGATTAAGTATTTGCTTAGTTGCCATCGACTGCACGCATGGCGATAATATACCTCCAAGGAAAATGCTCGTATTGACCATCTTTTCTAATGAAGCTGGTTTGAGTCCAGACGATACCTGAATCAACGCAGTTTGACCACCTCGTTGCTGCAACTCTAGCACTGCATTTTCAATGATCTTTTTATCATCAGCATCGTTCACAACAACTATGACAATATTTCCAACTCCTACTGGTCGCGCTAAAAAGCTTTCTTGTGCACCTTGGTTCACACCGCCTAAAATTACGTCAGCCACATCTTTAAGCTCTTCATCAGTCAACACGCGATTAGAAACCCGTTGCCACGCATCAGCATTGCTCTCAGCACCCAGAATAAATGCTCTGAATTCAGGGCGCTTGCCAACTTCATTGCTCCCACGCGTAGGGTTAATTGAAAATGTTGGACTGAGCTCAACACTGTCAGTAATAATTTCACGTAAAAAGTTCATGCCAAGATAGGTAATGTACCCACAATTGGTCTCATCTTTAATTTTTCTGAAATTGGCATGCGGGGATGAAAGCACCAGAACAACACCTTCAATAATTTTTGCAATCTCTGGAATAATGGTGCGTATTTCCAGACAGGCTTTTTCAAAATCAATAATCAGTTGATCCGCAATTTTTTGAGCTGTGTCTTCTTTACCTGCAAGCTGATCTACAACAGCAAGCAACGTCATACTTAGAGCAACGTTGGTTGCTGTTGCAGCTTGCAGACGCGTTGAGCCTTTAATTGCTTGAGGCTGAGTGGCAATTTTGACGGGAATAATTCCTTGTGCAAAAAGCGCTTCAGCTTTGGGCAATGTTTCCGGAACATTAAGAATGTGATAACAAAGGGCACCGCACTGTAAGGCGGCCAGCGCTGCGCCATGATTAAATGCGGCTGATCCACTTGCTGAAAGCAAAAAGACTGTATCGTTTGCGTTAAGATTGCGCGAAGTAAGTGCCAACGCACCCTCTTGCTCAGAATCTTCAAAACCTTCTTTTGCACGAATAAAAGCACGCAACCCACCAGCAATAATGCCAATAACTCGATTTTGATATTCACCAAATTTTGGGTTTCTTGATCTTTTGCATAACTCATTCCACTGCGCCGTCAGATTAAGCGCAATACGTCCACTGGAGCCAGATCCTAAAAAAAAGATTCGTCCATTATTTTGTATAGTTTTTATAATTTGAGTAACAATATTTTGATACTGCTCTGCTTGAAAAGTACGTAAGCTAGAGATAACCGAGTAATCAATGTCATTCAATAGACGTAACCCATCTTCGGTATTGCTCATTAAAACAGAACTCAAATTTTTTGTCTTAGGATGCGCCTGCTCGGTAACAAGATCGGCATAATCAAGCGGCCGTACCATCACAGTGCTGTTCACAAGCATGAATAACATCACTACAAAAAAATTATTCTTCATCATACAATATTCCCTTAATAGCTTTAAAAATAACGTTTATCCTAAAAGATAAGATAAAAAAATATATCTTGCTATAACTATAAGACGTTAATTTTCAAAGGAAAAAGTAATGAAATATTTAAAAAATTTTTTTTTATTAGTGGTATTTATGATGAAAAACATTGCATGCACTGAGCATAAAAAAGTGGTTGTTATCGGCGCTGGTATAGCAGGCTTAACAACGGCATACCGTCTTGCTCAAAATGGTATTGACGTTCACCTTTACGAAGCAAAGCCCCGTGTTGGAGGTCGAATACTCACCGCACTTGTTGATGGCCATATCGCTGAGCTTGGTGGACAAAATATTTTTGACGGTGCACCCGCTACAAATATGATCAACTTAATCAACGAGCTCGGGCTCACACTCAACTATGACAAGATCCACTTTGCCCCCCATTACGTTGATAATAACAAACTGACCGCATTGTCTGAACTTTTGAGTAAGCATAACTTGAACCTAGAAAAGCTTGAAGTACAATTAAATGAACTGGCACTCTCGTCAAGCTCACTGCGCGTAGTACTTGATCAACTTTTGAACCCAGAAGACCCGGTCAACAAGTGTGTAAGTACCATGATTGCTGGATACGAAGGCACTCCTCTTGAAAATCTATCACCACGGTATACTGAAACACTTATGCACATGCTCCTGGGCGGTGTCTGCACAGCTCACTCTTTTGAAGAAATCGACAATAACCGTTACTTCGATCATCTGACCATCACGGGAGGCAATAGCCTCTTGCCACAGGCGCTTGCGCAACAGCTTGATGATCGAGTTCATCTAAACATGCCTTTAAAATGGGTTTCGCAAAGTGCTTCTGGCCAATACCAACTTACATTTCAAGACGGACAAGTAGTTCACGCAGATGTGCTCGTACTTGCAAACCCTTGCTCAACATACGGTGATATTAATTTTGAATCGAATGTTATACCCGAAAGTAAGCTGACTGCAATTCGCCACGTGCAGTACGGTACTAATGCAAAGATTCTTGTGCCACTCACCGGAAACTACCAAACTAAAGTTCAAACAATTGGTGATGACATTGGAACACATTTTAATGCCGATGAAACAGTGCTCACCATTTACTGTACAAAAGATTTAGGTTTTTATACGGCACAAAACATAGCGGAGTTGTACACGTCAAAGCTACCCCATTTAAAACTTATTTATGATGAAGAGAATTTACCAACATCTACACCTACCATTGCACGCGATGAGCCTTTTGCTCAGTATAAAACTCCTGTTGGGCACAGTTGGCCAAATGATCCTTATATCAAAGGTTCGTATCACAACATTGCACCAGGACAAGAAGAAGTACTCACCGCACTTCAGGAGCTCGATCGCGAAATGGTCAAAACACTTTTTGCACCCATTGATGGCAAACTCTTTTTTGCCGGCGAGCATGCATCAATTCTTATGGATGTTCCCGGAACACTTGAAGCTGCTTGTGAGTCAGGAGAGCGCACAGCTCGAATGATTCAAAGGTTGATTTCTTAGATCTACATACGGTAATTTTGTTACAAGAAAAGTTTATTTATCAGATAGCCATAACGAGGGAGAAAAAGTCATGAAGTACATACCGTATTTATTTCTTTGCGTAATAACTATTTTTAGCAGTGTGTTTGGAGACATAGTTGTACACGATGGAACACTTGAAGACTGGGAGGCTTGCTGCCAGATTGCACAAACAATGCATATACCACTGATCAATGAACTCAAAGATACGCTCCCATGGCTAGTAGTAAAAGCGTTCGGTTTATCAAATCCCGAAAAACATATGACAAAGCGACTCAATCTGGCAAAAGAAGAAATATTTTCCAAAAAAACCACTAAGCTCTTTGTTCTCCATGAGACTAATCAAGACGATAACAATCCAAAAATTCTAGGCTTCTTTTCATTCACTATAAACAGTCAGGATAGCAACATTGCTCATACCAGCAGATATGGTTATATCGAGCAAGAGATAAGCCCTGAAGCCTTTAGCACAGCCTGCAAA from Candidatus Dependentiae bacterium encodes:
- a CDS encoding FAD-dependent oxidoreductase, with the translated sequence MKYLKNFFLLVVFMMKNIACTEHKKVVVIGAGIAGLTTAYRLAQNGIDVHLYEAKPRVGGRILTALVDGHIAELGGQNIFDGAPATNMINLINELGLTLNYDKIHFAPHYVDNNKLTALSELLSKHNLNLEKLEVQLNELALSSSSLRVVLDQLLNPEDPVNKCVSTMIAGYEGTPLENLSPRYTETLMHMLLGGVCTAHSFEEIDNNRYFDHLTITGGNSLLPQALAQQLDDRVHLNMPLKWVSQSASGQYQLTFQDGQVVHADVLVLANPCSTYGDINFESNVIPESKLTAIRHVQYGTNAKILVPLTGNYQTKVQTIGDDIGTHFNADETVLTIYCTKDLGFYTAQNIAELYTSKLPHLKLIYDEENLPTSTPTIARDEPFAQYKTPVGHSWPNDPYIKGSYHNIAPGQEEVLTALQELDREMVKTLFAPIDGKLFFAGEHASILMDVPGTLEAACESGERTARMIQRLIS